In the Acidobacteriota bacterium genome, one interval contains:
- the gmd gene encoding GDP-mannose 4,6-dehydratase, whose amino-acid sequence MPKRALITGITGQDGSYLAELLLDRGYEVCGIVRRLSAPNEWRIEHLASRLRLLQADLLDQLSLIKAVEQVEPDEFYNLAAMSFVPSSWDQPMLTGEFNSQGVTRCLEAIRQVNPRIRFYQASSSEMFGKVREVPQTELTPFYPRSPYGVSKVFGHYITVNYRESYGLFACSGILFNHESPRRGLEFVTRKVSDGVARIKLGLAPDLKLGNLDAHRDWGFAGDYVRAMWLMLQQDQPDDYVVSTGIAHSVQDLVETAFSHVGLDWREYVKTDPAFLRPAEVDHLIGDPKKARTVLGWAPEVDFTGLVRMMVDADLERLGR is encoded by the coding sequence ATGCCCAAGCGTGCACTCATCACCGGCATCACCGGGCAGGACGGCTCGTACCTGGCCGAACTGCTGCTCGACAGGGGTTACGAGGTCTGCGGCATCGTCCGGCGGCTGAGCGCGCCGAACGAGTGGCGCATCGAGCATCTGGCGAGCCGGCTCCGGCTGCTGCAGGCCGACCTCCTCGATCAGCTGTCGCTCATCAAGGCGGTGGAGCAGGTCGAGCCCGACGAGTTCTACAACCTGGCGGCGATGTCGTTCGTGCCGAGCTCGTGGGATCAGCCGATGTTGACGGGCGAGTTCAACTCGCAGGGCGTCACGCGGTGTCTCGAGGCGATCCGGCAGGTGAACCCGCGGATCCGGTTCTACCAGGCGTCCTCGTCGGAGATGTTCGGCAAGGTGCGCGAGGTGCCGCAGACCGAGCTCACGCCGTTCTACCCGCGGAGCCCCTATGGGGTGTCGAAGGTGTTCGGGCACTACATCACGGTGAACTATCGAGAGAGCTACGGGCTGTTTGCGTGCTCGGGGATTCTGTTCAACCACGAGTCGCCGCGGCGGGGGCTGGAGTTCGTGACGCGGAAGGTGAGCGACGGCGTGGCGCGGATCAAGCTGGGGCTGGCGCCCGACCTGAAGCTGGGCAATCTCGACGCGCACCGCGACTGGGGGTTTGCGGGCGACTACGTGCGGGCGATGTGGCTGATGCTGCAGCAGGATCAGCCCGACGATTACGTGGTGTCGACGGGCATCGCGCACTCGGTGCAGGATCTGGTGGAGACGGCGTTCTCGCACGTCGGGCTCGACTGGCGGGAGTACGTGAAGACGGATCCGGCGTTTCTGAGGCCGGCGGAGGTCGACCACCTGATTGGGGATCCGAAGAAGGCGAGGACGGTGCTGGGCTGGGCGCCGGAGGTCGACTTCACGGGTCTGGTGAGGATGATGGTGGACGCGGATCTGGAGCGGCTGGGGCGGTAG